The DNA segment CATCCGGGAGCTGGATTACCGGGAGTTCTTTCCAGCAGCATTATTGCTCAAAACCTAATTGGTAACGCCTAATTATAGTACCCGTGTTATTCTCTCTTTTTCAATTTCCTTTTCTAATCCTTCTTATTAATGCTACAGGAGTTACTGATACCTCTTATGACTTCGGAAGTAATAAGGATGGTAATAACTGGGTAGTAATTAATGACGGAGTTATGGGTGGGTTATCAAGAGGTGTAGCGACTCTTGACGAAAACTCCATGGTATTCCAGGGAACCATTTCTTTTGCAAATAACGGTGGCTTTGCTTCATTAAGAAGTAACCGAATCCGACTCAGTGTTTCAGAAGTAGAGTATGTCGAAATCAAATATCGGTTAAAAGGACTCTCTTTTTCTTTGATGCTTGAGCAAAGTTATCGGTATTGGCTCCCTTACTATTCCTACCCTCTTGAAACAACCGAAGATGAGTGGGTAACCAAACGCATTCCGATTGGAGAATTTTACGAGACACGACTTGGTGATTACACAGGTAGATACCTAAATAAAAACCGAGCCAATGATGTTATCCGGGTAGGATTTATTTCAAGAGATAAAAAAGCGGAATCCTTTGAACTTGAGATAGACTATATAAAGATCAGCTAAAGCTAGCCTGAAGATCTTCCCAGTCTTTTAGAAAACGTGCTAATCCATTATCTGTTAATGGATGCTTCAACAATCCAAGAATTACATTAAGAGGCATAGTTGCGACATCTGCTCCAACTTTAGCACATTCAACAACATGCATTGGGTGGCGAATACTTGCTGCCAAAACCTCAGTTGGGTAGCCATAGTTGAGGTAAATCTGAACAATATCTCTAATTAATTGCATGCCATCTGAAGAGATATCATCAAGACGGCCAAGAAACGGAGAGATATACGTAGCACCAGCTTTGGCGGCAATTAGTGCTTGAGTAGAAGAAAAACACAATGTGCAATTAGTTTTGATCCCCATTTCCGAGAAAGTCTTAATTGCCATAATACCATCTTTAATTAGAGGAACCTTGACAACCACATTATCTGCGATTTTGGCAATTTTCTTTCCCTCTTCTACCATTTCGTTATAGGTTGTAGAAACTACCTCCGCAGAAACATCTCCTTCTACGATATCACAAATTTTCTTGATGTGCCCTTCGAAATCTCTTACACCGACCTTGGCACATAAGCTTGGATTAGTGGTAACACCATCTAAAACCCCCAAGTCATTTGCTTCTTGTATTTCTTCAAGGTTAGCTGTGTCAATAAAAAATTTCATGCGCTGCGTAATTATTGTTCAAGATTCGCGCAAAAATACAAAAACCCTTCATCCAATTCATTTCGAAATGTAAACTTAACATTTCGTTTTTTTACATCCTTAACTCATCTCGCACAAACTATTTACCGAAATTTGTTGTCTAACCCTCTGTAACAATAAACTACTTTAACAACGTGAAAAAACTATTCTTTTCGGTATCAATCATATCGCTTTTATTATTGGGGTGTGGAGGCTCTGATGAATCTCAATCAAATAATTCAAGAGGCGGCTGGTCATCAGGTGGCTGGGCTTCAGGTGGATTTGGAGGAAGAGTAACTAGTGTAGAAACTCAAGCTGTAACATTAAGTCCCATTGCGGACCAGGTTCGCTCTTTTGGAACGGTAAAAGCTCAGGATGTCATCACTGTAGCACCACAGGTTAGTAACCGAATAACTCGTTTTTATGTCGACCTTGGAGACACTGTAAGACAGGGACAGCTTCTTGCTAAAATCAACGATGTAACTTTTAAAGACCAATTAAACCAGGCTCAGGCTCAATTGGAGCAGAGTAAAATCGCCATGCAGAGAGATAGCTCTCAATTTGAACGGCAAAAACAGCTCGTAGAGAAAGCATTAATAAGTGAATCAGAATACGATATAGCTTTTGCTGCTTATAGAAACTCCATAGCTCAATATCAGTCAGCAATCGCTTCATTGACTCAGGCACAGGAGAATTTCGATTTCACCGAAGTACGCTCTCCTGTCAGAGGTGTAATCGTATCCAGAACTGGTGAAGAAGGAGATTTGGCTTCTAATAACCAGGCATTATTTGAAGTTGCCAACCTGGTGGGATACGAAACTCAAATTTTCCTTCCTGTTCAAGACTGGAGATTTATTAAAATAGGACAACCTGTGGTGCTTCGTGTTTCTAACGAAGAGCAGGCAACAGCTACTGGTGTAGTTTCTAGAAAAAGTCCTCAACTGGATGCCACAACCGGGTTAGGTGAAGTAGTTATCTCTCTTACTTCGGTAGGAGAATCTATTTATCCGGGAGTACTTACTGAAAATGTAATCGACATTGTAAATAAGCCAAGAGCAGTAGTTGTACCAAGAAGTGCACTTGTCGAAAAAGTAGAAACGGTAATCGAACCAGAGTCAAATACTATTCAGCTTGATCGAAAGTATTCTGTATTTGTATCAGTAGGTGATAGTGTTGTCGAGCTTAGAGAACTTCAACTAGGTATTGAACAAGGCGACCGCATTGAAGTAGTTGCAGGATTAAGACCAG comes from the Balneola sp. genome and includes:
- the fsa gene encoding fructose-6-phosphate aldolase is translated as MKFFIDTANLEEIQEANDLGVLDGVTTNPSLCAKVGVRDFEGHIKKICDIVEGDVSAEVVSTTYNEMVEEGKKIAKIADNVVVKVPLIKDGIMAIKTFSEMGIKTNCTLCFSSTQALIAAKAGATYISPFLGRLDDISSDGMQLIRDIVQIYLNYGYPTEVLAASIRHPMHVVECAKVGADVATMPLNVILGLLKHPLTDNGLARFLKDWEDLQASFS
- a CDS encoding efflux RND transporter periplasmic adaptor subunit, coding for MKKLFFSVSIISLLLLGCGGSDESQSNNSRGGWSSGGWASGGFGGRVTSVETQAVTLSPIADQVRSFGTVKAQDVITVAPQVSNRITRFYVDLGDTVRQGQLLAKINDVTFKDQLNQAQAQLEQSKIAMQRDSSQFERQKQLVEKALISESEYDIAFAAYRNSIAQYQSAIASLTQAQENFDFTEVRSPVRGVIVSRTGEEGDLASNNQALFEVANLVGYETQIFLPVQDWRFIKIGQPVVLRVSNEEQATATGVVSRKSPQLDATTGLGEVVISLTSVGESIYPGVLTENVIDIVNKPRAVVVPRSALVEKVETVIEPESNTIQLDRKYSVFVSVGDSVVELRELQLGIEQGDRIEVVAGLRPGESFVVTGQQTLQDGGRIRVASGSNFSNPQQTVASATPGGAGGGWERGGGERPQGQTGARQGGNRPGGAGGAAFANMSEEDRQKMRERIQNMSQEERRAFMDSLRTANAGNN